Proteins co-encoded in one Novosphingobium sp. PP1Y genomic window:
- a CDS encoding DMT family transporter: protein MHHAEHPLLAIGLRVGAMVMLSTMFMLVKYAGQHGVSMPELIFWRQAMSVPILFTWLLATDRIGLLATRRIKAHAGRAVVGTVGLVCNVGAAVLLPLPIATTLGFTAPLFAVLITALVLHQTVGKWRWTAVALGFAGVLIIAQPGQSDIPLLGLLFGIGAGIIVATVSFQIRDLARTDAPIACVFWFSLFGALFTAILLPFFAQPHEPHIWLLLVAIGASGTLAQFLIAASLRVGQVATVVVMDYTSLIWSTAWGWLVFSDLPPAMTWLGAPIIITAGLIITWREHFLARNISPTSALDEGSIEEASPRSRGT, encoded by the coding sequence GTGCACCACGCTGAACATCCCCTATTGGCCATCGGGCTGCGCGTTGGCGCCATGGTCATGCTCTCGACGATGTTCATGCTTGTGAAGTACGCTGGCCAGCACGGCGTCTCCATGCCCGAATTGATTTTCTGGCGCCAGGCCATGAGCGTACCCATCCTGTTCACGTGGCTGCTTGCAACCGACCGCATCGGCCTGCTCGCGACCCGGCGCATCAAGGCCCATGCGGGCCGCGCCGTTGTCGGCACCGTAGGACTGGTCTGCAATGTCGGCGCGGCGGTGCTGCTGCCGCTGCCGATCGCGACCACGCTGGGCTTCACCGCCCCCCTGTTCGCAGTGCTGATCACCGCCCTCGTCCTGCACCAGACTGTGGGCAAGTGGCGCTGGACTGCGGTGGCTCTGGGATTTGCAGGGGTGCTCATCATCGCCCAGCCCGGCCAGAGCGACATACCCTTGCTCGGCCTGCTTTTCGGGATCGGGGCGGGCATCATCGTCGCCACCGTCAGCTTCCAGATCCGCGATCTGGCGCGTACCGATGCACCGATTGCCTGCGTCTTCTGGTTCTCATTGTTCGGCGCGCTGTTCACCGCCATTCTCTTGCCCTTCTTCGCGCAGCCGCATGAACCGCACATCTGGCTGCTGCTCGTCGCGATCGGAGCCAGCGGCACGCTGGCGCAGTTCCTGATCGCGGCATCGCTGCGCGTCGGGCAGGTCGCGACTGTCGTGGTGATGGACTACACCTCGCTCATCTGGTCCACGGCCTGGGGCTGGCTGGTCTTCTCGGACCTGCCGCCGGCCATGACCTGGCTGGGCGCCCCGATCATCATCACCGCAGGGCTCATCATCACCTGGCGCGAGCACTTCCTTGCGCGCAACATCTCTCCCACTTCGGCTCTCGACGAAGGGTCCATCGAAGAAGCATCGCCAAGGTCCCG